A region of the Falco peregrinus isolate bFalPer1 chromosome 4, bFalPer1.pri, whole genome shotgun sequence genome:
GTTACATTGgcaaaagacaataaaataagCATGTTCATCTTTTTGGCACTGATGGATAAGAATACTCCAAAAGAATAATGGAAGACAGTGACATAGTAAAATTTTGAGTACCACAGCTTATTCAGGTTCTGATTTAattgtgcatgtcatgcaccAGTGGCTGCGTACCCTTGCAGTGTGCTGGGGAGTGAAGGCTCGCTGGTGGGGAGCTGCAAAATGAGAGGGCTCGACTTGCTTTTCAGAGTGTCTCTTGTACAAATGAGcagccattttccttttttcattagAGAGAGACCTTTATCTGgaatcaaacaaaaccacttttctCCTTCATTGCCCGTTTCAGTGAAGATGTTTGACTTCATTtcaccaaaatatttaaaataccagGGGTAGCTTTTTCAAGTTAGTAGACTTACTTTACGTGTATGTTTGGTCTTTTTCAGAAGCCTAAAGAGCCTGTTCCAACCCTTGCTCCAAAAACCCTTTCCGTAGCAGCAGCTTTCAATGAAGATGAAGATGTGAGTAGTAAGCCAGTGATCAATGCAACTTAAAGTACCGTTGGTGTAGGTTTGGGTTAGGCAACGAGAGTGGGTCATTTAAGGTTCTTTACGTAAGTGTCAGGGATTTTCAACCTAGACACATCTCTTGTGTTCCTGTTCGAGGATGTACAACTTCGTAGCTCTGTGTGGGTTCTAGAAATCATTAAAGAGCTGATAATTTTTCCCTGAACATGAGATGCACAACGTAATTTGAATTAATGGTTGCTTTCTCCAAGCTTGATAAAGGGGAGGCAAAGAAAAGTTGTGCTGCTTTTAGTTTGCTAAATAATCTATTGTTGTGTTACTGCCCCCTCTTACACAGAGGTGTACGGTCTTTCTGTAACCTTGAGGAACCTCTGTTATGTCTGAGGTCGCTTTGCTTTCCTGTAGGGCTGTAGTCCGTACTTTTATCTTGTCAGGCATGTGAAAAGTTCAGAAGGTAGCGCCCAGCTGCACTCTAACCTCCTTTCTCTCTGTAGAGCGAACCAGAAGAAATGCCTCCGGAAGCCAAAATGCGCATGAAGAATATTGGAAGGTAGGTCAGCTTTTAACTCGTTTGGAGAAGGGCGAGTGTGTGAGAATCTCTCCTCAGCACGGGTCAGATCTTTCAGATGGTttagaaatacaggaaaatagaATAGCTTCAAAAAGTTTTTCTccagaaacaagaaaacttAAATGCAGTTAGTTTCAAATGTTTCAGCTGTATGTAAGTTAAAAATAGTACATTTACGTTTGCCCTTTGAATCTTACTTGCCTCCTTtctgaggaagaaattaattctgtattAAATTGGAAAAGTAATAGGTGAGAATTCTCTTTCTAGttctccattttttaaattgtgctgAAGTAAGGTAGCCTGGTCAGATTTTTAAACTCGCGTGCAGGGGGAAGGTCTCTTTCAGAGACACAAAGAATCTCTtgcttacttttaaaacaaatagatATCGTTCTTATACTTGCCACAAATTTGAGACAATATAGGGCCAGTCCTAAAATAAATAGGGATATTTTCAGAGGAGGCTTCACTTAAGTGAGGCATGAATCCTGAGCCTATCTCTTTTAAAGGTGTTTACCATGATGGAGTGCATTGGAAGTCAGTCCCCTGCAGGCTCGCTACTGTTCAGTGGGGTATTTTTCTCCAGCAGCAAATTTGGATCCTCAGTTCTGTAGTCCTTGCAGCACATTCTTCCCAGCTGGCACCAGTCgctgctgctcccacctgcTCTGCCGCCCCATCTCATTGCTCTGTCTTGGTGCCCCACGCTGGGGTCAGCTCCATGGCCAGATGGCAGTCGCTGAGTGAGGGCTATGGGTGTCGCGGAAGGAAACGTGCGGTAGTTTCTGGTGGCAGGTTGGACTGGAAATCGGTGTTTTCGGTGTCATGTTGCCCACGCTACTGTAGTTGAACTGACTTTCTCGACTGatcttgttttacttttcaCAGGGATACACCAACCTCAGCAGGACCAAATTCCTTCAATAAAGGAAAGCATGGTTTTTCTGACAACCAGAAGCTATGGGAACGAAATATAAAATCTCATCTTGGAAATGTCCATGACCAAGAAAATAACTAAACGATGTGGATTGAGAGTTGGGtgtttggggggaggggagggtgtaACATTAAAGgaacagtttcctttttttaagaatgGTATAAGACTATCTTTGGAGCCactttttttaagattttgagTGGTACACTAATAAATTAGTTTGAAATTAGAGGTAATTTATGTTTTGTATACAGATTTCAAGGCATTTGCTAATTTTGTAGTTCCATGTGATTAGTTTCAAAAGGTTACAGATAATAAAGAAATTGGAGTGGTACCTTTTTAAGatactttattttgttttggtcaGGGATTAGTTAAGGTGGATGAAAAAAGGTTACTGTCTCTTTAATCAGGTTAACATTGAATGCTCTTGCATTCTCACTTCTGGCTCCCTCTTCGTAACAGGAGAAACAGTTGACTCCTAGGAATACTGCTAAAGAGAGTGAGCATTGTCTTGTGCTAGAAGCGTTACTGGACTATTAATTTGAATATAAACTTATGCAGGAAATAATAAgaacctggatttttttttttttttatccctgcaGTCACCTTTTGTTAAGTCTCTGCAAACTAGGAATCATGTTGCTCTGAGTGGCTCTGTTAACTTAGCtctaattttgtttaaaacttcATGTAGGATGTGAAACCTTCTGTGGCCTGTTTCATCCTAAGGAAATGGGCCTTGTCTGTATATTAGATACAGTCTGTAAAGAATATTCACTATAACGGTAAATCAGTACTTTCAGTGTGCTCCTCTTAAATCATTAGCCTTGAGTAGTGCTTGTTAGCATTTCCTTGTGGTACACAAAAGCCACCACCAAAAAGACAAGCTAATGTACATTAAGCTTCACATTtggttgaaatatttttctttactatgCCTAGAAGGAATAAAAGCCACACCAAAAATTGGTAACTCACTGCTTAAGTATGAGAAATCTAAGATGCACTTTCCCTGTCTTGCCATGTAAAACAAAATGCCTTTATGCCTGTGACCTTGGTGGACATTATTGGGTTAAAGAATGCTGTGTTTGCAACCCTAATGCTTCTGACACATGTCAACTTCAGGAATAAAACTCAACCGTTTCCTACCTGTCTGCCTTTTGCAGTAATTTTCAACAATGACTTTAGTCTGGGCAGTTTGGTTTCCTGCCTCTCGTACTGCAGAACAGTGCTGTGGGATTTCAAACCTGGTAGTGACTGTTACTAAATTTCAGTCTAATTtagattatatatttttaaaacatgttacTAGCAGGACTGGTTAAACAGAAAGTTACACACCACCACCTGAGCATGGACATACTGACACAACCCTCCTGAACAAACAAGCATAAGGTTCTTTTTAAACTCAAATACCTGATAGTGTCGACCACTGAATTAATTTCAGCCTCGAACTGGTTGTAGAATTCAGTATATTAATTGCTTTCATCCTGCCTCTAAAAACCTTTCTTCATACTAATGTTGACCCTGTGAGTGCAGAAAGGAAGGTGCATcttgaagttgttttttttattgttattttaggAAAGCTCTGACCACTTAGACTTTTGCGTTTGTAAGTtctaaaaactatttttttgtatttttgtattgtatgtgtaatctttttttcttttgaagtctgATGCAGTTGAATACCTGtaactattttctttaaaagccttGTTATAAACGTAACATAAAAAtgtatacattattttttttccatagcagaaatctttggtttatttaaaaacaaacaaaacacactttcAAAACTGACTTTCAGGGCTTTGAGAACTGGTTTGGGCATTACTGGAACTAGGCAAGACAAAATGAAGCGTTTACTTTTCACTTATTTTCATCACTTGTGGTTATGTTTGTTGAAATAAATTCCTTTAAGATAGTGGTAATTCACAGTGAATAACTATTTTATCTTGCTCCTTAATAGTTATTTGATCCTGTCTCAGTCACTTGTAttagtgaaaaagcaaaatggcaCTTTGAGAAGGAGGATGGCTTTGAgatctgttcttttttaaataatctacCACCACCGTCTTCCACATCTTTGGCTGAAGTAGACATTCGTATCAACAGTTTCCTGGTAGTTTAAAATCCTTTAGGAAATTgcttggcagagcagcagatgcATTGGGAACTCACCTTCTGTGCCCGTGAGGGAGCAGAAGAAGTGTTTATCTGACTTGCTCTCATGGTCAATAAATAATCCTAGGCCTCCTGAGAGTCTGCAGCGGTTCCTAGATCTCAGCTGAAGGTGagcagagatgctgcctcctCAGTGCTGCTTGGAGAGAATCCATCCGGATGGCCTCGGCTCTGCGGGCATCTGCCAGTGTTTGGTGCTTCAGAAAGGAGCTGATCTCAAAAGTACCATCAGCGTGAATGTCAGGTGGAGCTTCGCTTGGAGCTCTGGGCTCTCATTACAATAGTCATGGTCTTCGCACAAGGATGGGGTGTGTGGGTGCGTTACAGTTTTTGTTCTAAGGATAAGCAAGAATCCTACTACTCACGGTAACCTACGCAGTTTAGCTGTCTGGATTGCCTCCAGGAGGTGGGCCGAGACCTGCTGCTTGGTGCAGCAAGGTACGAGTACCTGCCAGTGGCTGAAACCCTGCCTGTGTAACGCCTGCACGCTGATCTCGGCAGGCTTGTGCCTCCGCAGCAGTAAAGCTTTGCTTCGTGCCTGAGCAACTTGCAACATACCGAAGGCACCAGGTGAGTAAGTAGTTGCCCGgtgctccctgtgctgccctgcagctgctgagccTGCCCGGTTGTGAATGGATCCAAGCTCATTGCTGCGGACTGTCTTCAAATGCCAGTAACAAACCCACCGACACCCACCCCGGGAACAGCGCAGTCACCTCCTCATGGCAGCACCTGGCTGCGGCCCCTTACCTGCCTCATCTTCCCCAAGCAGCGCGGGGCTGCGCTGTGCGGGGCTGCGCTGTGCGGTGCAGCCGGTGGCTCGTGGCGGGAGGATGCGGgagccagctgctctgcccggTGCCCGACGGCCGTGGCCGCCATCACACGGACTTTCTCCCACCTTGTAATGGCCCGGCTGGTGTTCAACCGACCCCAACAAATCCAGCCATTGCGCCCCAACGTGGCACCGGCAGCAGTGCATGAAGTGTACGTGTGGTTGTGATGCCGTGGGAATTCACGGCTCTGCCTGTAACAGCCAGGAGCGACAGGGTTCTGGCGCCAGGGGAGGCAAAGGCGGGAACTCACCCACACATCGCTTTGCTTTCTCAGCTGTAGCTGCATCCCTGGTGAAAGGCAGCTGCGGCCGTCAGCCACGCGACGCCTTCAGCGCCCAGCCCTCTGGAACCGCTTCCGGTGCGACTGTGAGTGTCCCGCGTGGCTTGATTACCTGCGGGGGCTCACAGAAGTGAGCACGCTGAGCAGCTCCCGGCCTTCCCCCAGGAACGGGCGCAGGGCTGGCGgcctccctgcagcaccagcctcGCCTGGAAGCTGCCCCGACAGTGCTGGGAGAGGCGTGTGCTGGGCCAGACCTGTCCCCCCAGCACGGGGGCAGCCTCGGCCAGGGCGTGATGCGGGAGCAGCTGCCaggccccagcccctgcccataCTCACCCCACTGCAGGGGCCGGGCCAGCACCGCTTCGGGGGGCAGCCTGGCACGAAAGCCCAAGCCAAGCGGAAGAACACCCGGAACAAACTacaacagccacagctgcatgtcGGGTCGGGGGCTGGGCAAGCGCCTCGCCCCCCACGAGGTTCTACAGCCAGAGCCATCGGTATCAACACGCGACATGTTTTGCCAACATCATGCTCTCATACAGCCGTGATCCAGCAACGTTTAGGAGGGTGATGGATTTCCTTTCCTCATACCAGTTAATTTTTTGAGCCttaagcaaaaattaaaagtagGTGTTAGAGCCATCCCAACCAGCCATCTGTCTGTATACGGAAGGGGAAAGACTGAAGAGGAACACGTAATGCTGCAAcacctttttcctccccctgaaaaagaaaagctgcttgaAAGAGTAATTCATGGCAAAGCCCAGTTTATTTCATAACAGAAATAACTGTAACTTTATACATCTAACACTAAATAAAAACAGGAGAATGTACAAATCAAATTCTTTTATGTACAGGAATTCACTAGGAATACTTTATAAATGGACACTTCTCAttagctttattaaaaaaaataatccagtacTATCAACTGCGTAGTTGCAGTCTGACTTCCAATCGATTGCAGAAGGGTCGTGAGCAACTTAAACGAAGAGCTGAAGtctaaagaaaaacataagGCAACATCCCGCATGCGGGAACAGCAAAGCCAGGAGCGGCACCCCCTGCCCGCCTGCCACCGGTCTGGGGAGGTAAGGCACAGCCATGCTGGGAACGGGCGCTCAGCTCCAGCATTCCTGGCTGAGCCGCGCTCGGGGAACAAcctcttctgctttgcctgtCCGCTGCTGAACGGCAGCCCCTCACGTTGCTTAAAGTGTTTTACAGTGGGTAACAAGGCTCCGAAATTCAGAttcacttctgcttcttctgtAGGTTGGGCAAATAAATAAACGCACCAAAGATTAGACTAAGGTGCGGGTAATAATCTTTTTGTAAGGTAACACACTAAATATACAAATAATGCTTTAGCACTatttacagctattttttcctttaacatttcTCACTTTAGTAagacacaattatttttaagatacaaACATCGAAGTGTTAAAGTTTACCTAgtgcttttttaaatcttcttccATCTTAAtggcaatattttaattttaagcaggATGGCTATCTCCAGATTCTTGACCATACAAAAATTCAAGAGTTACAGCTACCGGTATTTTATTCTTTGATTTAATGtattcatttcagttttactcCATTTGGTAATCAGAAAAGAATACAATCATAAAGGGCTGCAGGATGTGTAAATAACTACGTTACTTCTCTGCAGGAAGACCTTGACCTTTGAAATAGTCATCTACAGATTAATTCAGATCCAAGACAGGAACTCAAACTACGTGTTGCTTCAAAAGTTTCCAACGCCGCTTATCTACACGTTTGCAAAGTATAAAAGGAACAGTCCATTCTGTAGCTCCGTGGACAGATACTCAAATAGTTAAATAagatgaaaggcagaaatactAATTCTGATGAGGTGGCTACTTTGTCACAGGGTTTACTTACATTTTGTTCAGGGGATCCCTTTCACAGGTAGCACAGTTACATGCAAGTAACTTTCTTTAGGAAGTTTACCCTGCAATTCTACAGGCTTCTGGCTCCTTGGATATCTTGCTGCTGTCAAAGCTGGGAAGTGTTTGGCGATACTAAAGACTGAAACCAACTGAACAATCaggactgtattttttaatgtgcataGCACTCTCAGTTACCTCAACAGATGTGTTTCTGGCCTAAAGAAACACCCACCCAAACAGCAGTGAAAGAACCTGCGCCTTGCACGGACTAAGATACGCACTGTTCATGGTATTAAATCACAGGCATTTAAACCTGGGCCAAGCACGGCTCTGATTCACACTTACTTGCAGGAACGCCTAGTAAGAATTTTTCCATCCACGTGGTGCAACACCAGGTAAGCAGCTTGCCCTAGAAGTATTTTCTTACAGCAGCAAGTAATAAGGTCTC
Encoded here:
- the PCNP gene encoding PEST proteolytic signal-containing nuclear protein isoform X2, which codes for MLFEVAAPINLLSKSSSSCNGGESSSRSAEKRAANEEAEDFTTKPAPAKMSKFGFSIGSQTAKKTSAISIKLGANKPKEPVPTLAPKTLSVAAAFNEDEDSEPEEMPPEAKMRMKNIGRDTPTSAGPNSFNKGKHGFSDNQKLWERNIKSHLGNVHDQENN